One genomic segment of Pseudoalteromonas sp. GCY includes these proteins:
- a CDS encoding GNAT family N-acetyltransferase: protein MTEYQHRFIHSLTEVTEAQWDCVSPSHVFTSYAWLLALELSGCTSKETGWIPHHLMIERQGELIAILPGYIKSHSYGEYVFDWAFAEAYERHGLDYYPKWLCGVPFTPTQGPRILTKRLSSCLLEYIDATLTSLAQLGISGVHINFCRESDFLTQSHLTMRRNVQFHWHNQGYAEFADFLARLTSRKRKMVMKERQTVTAQGINISWTAGREISTAQLDAFFLSYQLTYLKRSRHHGYLSRDFFQQVITSMPDKLRLCCAYLNHEIIATSLYLVDGDTLYGRYWGAIEDSYDFLHFELCYYQGIEYAIANQLAVFDAGAQGEHKLVRGFEPVWRQSYHRLFQPDFQQALEDFTKREADALGHYFTECQAKLPFKHQ, encoded by the coding sequence ATGACTGAGTACCAACACAGGTTTATTCATTCTCTGACTGAAGTGACAGAAGCACAGTGGGACTGTGTTTCACCATCACATGTATTTACGAGCTATGCTTGGCTGCTTGCATTAGAGTTGAGCGGCTGCACCAGCAAAGAGACTGGCTGGATACCGCATCACCTAATGATTGAACGCCAGGGCGAGCTGATTGCAATTTTACCAGGCTATATTAAATCGCACTCTTATGGCGAGTACGTTTTTGATTGGGCTTTTGCTGAAGCCTACGAGCGCCACGGATTAGATTACTATCCGAAATGGCTGTGTGGCGTCCCCTTTACGCCCACTCAAGGACCAAGAATATTAACTAAACGTCTATCTTCTTGCTTGCTTGAATATATTGACGCTACGCTCACGAGCCTCGCCCAACTAGGCATTAGTGGAGTCCATATTAACTTTTGTCGTGAAAGTGACTTTCTCACTCAGAGTCATTTAACGATGCGCCGCAATGTGCAATTTCATTGGCATAATCAAGGTTACGCCGAGTTCGCTGATTTTCTCGCACGACTCACATCAAGAAAGCGTAAAATGGTCATGAAAGAACGCCAAACTGTGACTGCCCAAGGTATTAACATAAGCTGGACTGCTGGCAGAGAAATAAGCACAGCACAACTCGATGCGTTTTTTCTCAGTTACCAGCTCACCTACCTTAAACGATCGCGACACCACGGCTATCTCTCTCGCGACTTTTTTCAGCAAGTTATCACCTCGATGCCAGATAAGCTTCGCCTTTGCTGCGCCTACTTAAACCACGAAATTATCGCCACCAGTTTATATCTTGTGGATGGTGATACCCTGTATGGTCGCTATTGGGGCGCGATTGAGGATAGTTACGACTTTTTGCATTTTGAGCTGTGTTACTATCAAGGCATAGAGTACGCCATTGCTAATCAGCTTGCTGTCTTTGACGCGGGTGCTCAAGGCGAGCACAAGTTAGTGAGGGGTTTTGAGCCGGTGTGGAGGCAATCGTATCACCGCTTATTTCAACCTGACTTTCAACAAGCGCTTGAGGATTTTACCAAGCGCGAAGCTGACGCACTCGGGCATTACTTTACCGAGTGTCAAGCAAAACTACCGTTTAAACACCAATAA
- a CDS encoding DMT family transporter: MKNLFLYAITVLIWGSTWLAIEYQLGSINEFVSLFYRFGLAAVCMWAFVIYKRVPMRFSRRDHGFFILLALCNFGANYLFLYWAQAHLTSAMASIAFSLLLVVNIVNTKLFFAKPIAKRIYFGASLGTLGIVSLFWHDLVAFDLQSEAFLGLSLALLGTVVASLGNMVSVRNSNQQIDVMAGNAWGMLYSAVMLAAYVAFSEHQFINQAPASYWWSLIYLSVFGTVIAFGCYFSLLKNIGPEKASYLIVLFPFVAVALSTLFEGFEWQQNTFIGFILVILGNAIVLTPLDRIYAWLSIRSPVRS, from the coding sequence ATGAAAAATCTATTTCTTTACGCCATCACTGTGTTGATTTGGGGATCAACATGGCTTGCCATTGAATACCAACTTGGCAGCATCAACGAGTTTGTGTCGCTGTTTTACCGCTTTGGCCTCGCCGCGGTTTGTATGTGGGCGTTTGTCATCTATAAGCGTGTGCCAATGCGATTTTCTCGCCGAGATCACGGCTTTTTCATCCTCTTAGCGCTGTGTAATTTTGGTGCTAACTATCTCTTCTTGTATTGGGCTCAGGCACATTTAACGTCAGCAATGGCATCAATTGCGTTTTCATTATTATTAGTCGTTAATATCGTCAACACTAAGTTGTTTTTTGCCAAACCTATTGCAAAGCGAATTTACTTTGGTGCATCACTGGGCACGCTTGGGATAGTCAGCTTGTTTTGGCACGATTTGGTCGCATTTGATTTGCAAAGCGAGGCCTTCTTGGGATTATCATTAGCTCTATTGGGAACAGTGGTCGCGTCACTCGGTAATATGGTAAGCGTGCGCAATTCTAATCAGCAAATTGATGTTATGGCGGGAAATGCTTGGGGCATGCTTTACAGCGCTGTCATGCTAGCAGCCTATGTCGCCTTTAGTGAACATCAGTTTATCAACCAAGCGCCGGCATCATATTGGTGGTCTCTGATCTACCTAAGCGTGTTTGGCACCGTTATTGCCTTTGGTTGTTATTTCTCACTACTCAAGAATATTGGGCCTGAGAAAGCGAGTTATTTGATAGTGTTATTTCCTTTTGTTGCCGTGGCCTTGAGTACCTTATTTGAAGGCTTTGAGTGGCAGCAAAATACCTTTATTGGGTTTATTTTGGTCATCCTAGGTAATGCGATTGTACTCACGCCTTTAGATCGCATCTACGCTTGGTTGTCCATTCGGTCCCCAGTTAGAAGTTGA
- a CDS encoding diacylglycerol/lipid kinase family protein codes for MLVVVNPLAGAEGKAQIAWLKQQLKQQQLTATWFNTTGNFVADRDAITQAATAGVSVVVIGGDGTLHLVANAIAERDNTLALLPAGTGNDFARQFNYSKVQWRAAVFSDQVTSIDLGKVDGRWFVNVAGIGFNAHVMNNLGQTKRLGKLSYIYAGLMSLFTAKLIRYHGNAWPEHGMMLLLANGKHFGAGLTPAPMACLDDGLLELLWFTPQTHWQRVVLFVNMLLKRHMGMRNVHHDRIAELYIAQEGYDIEADGEIIGCTPATITCCRRALSIKKAPL; via the coding sequence ATGCTGGTGGTAGTCAACCCTTTAGCGGGGGCTGAGGGGAAAGCGCAAATTGCATGGTTAAAGCAACAATTAAAACAACAACAGTTGACGGCAACTTGGTTTAATACCACTGGAAACTTTGTCGCAGATAGGGACGCAATTACTCAAGCAGCTACGGCGGGAGTTAGCGTGGTGGTGATTGGGGGGGATGGCACTTTGCACCTAGTCGCCAATGCCATTGCCGAACGTGATAACACGCTCGCACTACTGCCAGCGGGGACTGGCAACGATTTTGCTCGGCAGTTTAATTATTCCAAAGTACAGTGGCGAGCAGCTGTATTTTCAGATCAGGTCACAAGTATTGATTTGGGTAAAGTGGACGGGCGCTGGTTTGTCAATGTCGCTGGGATTGGCTTTAACGCGCATGTCATGAATAACTTAGGACAGACCAAACGTTTAGGTAAGCTGAGCTATATCTATGCGGGACTAATGTCGCTGTTTACTGCCAAACTCATTCGCTATCACGGCAACGCATGGCCTGAGCACGGTATGATGTTGTTACTTGCGAATGGCAAACACTTTGGGGCAGGGTTAACTCCCGCCCCAATGGCTTGCCTTGATGACGGTTTGCTGGAGCTGCTGTGGTTCACGCCACAAACGCATTGGCAGCGGGTGGTATTGTTTGTCAATATGCTGCTTAAACGTCATATGGGCATGAGAAATGTGCATCACGACCGCATTGCAGAGCTTTATATCGCACAAGAGGGGTATGACATTGAGGCTGATGGTGAGATTATTGGGTGCACGCCTGCTACGATAACCTGCTGCCGCCGAGCACTGAGCATAAAAAAAGCGCCATTATAA
- a CDS encoding PrnB family protein produces MSPLAVQFDAWIRGPFVDLNDKLEHLYWQQQDKANVEGVGETLKAQLLEEGNQLIQALLEEGNTDEGFEQAFDLLGNVGLFMAACRRHEITEPSRERVSPLIQASALAMHIGASLGVTPRFATAHLTTHNRAINGVYKRFTSHPAERLFIDYNTQAILAYKRASESLMKVHHLGISHPMSLVLLKQVKQALLEVIESNRELFKELDPEAFFYVVRPYYKPYRVGKEVYRGANAGDFAGINVIDMMLGLCPANDISYGQMLVEKFLYMMPEDQATLRECMRTPNLMDAFLSALKGPKGDWFGPACSLFIQVCKLHGDTAIQHHNQLVEKYIAKPSQAMQQQHLSKVTASGPPIEVLLKELADLRDRRAAAERDDIFTRHHDLKRLRQAIGVKHEAI; encoded by the coding sequence ATGAGTCCATTAGCCGTACAATTTGACGCTTGGATTAGAGGTCCGTTTGTCGACCTTAACGACAAGCTTGAACATCTTTATTGGCAGCAACAGGATAAAGCAAACGTTGAAGGCGTTGGTGAAACGCTAAAAGCACAGTTATTAGAAGAAGGTAATCAACTGATCCAGGCCCTGCTAGAAGAAGGCAATACCGACGAAGGCTTTGAGCAAGCGTTCGACTTACTGGGTAATGTTGGTCTATTTATGGCAGCATGTAGGCGCCACGAAATTACCGAGCCAAGCCGTGAAAGGGTGTCTCCGCTGATACAAGCATCGGCACTGGCCATGCATATTGGTGCCTCTTTGGGGGTTACGCCGCGCTTCGCAACGGCTCATCTCACCACACACAACCGCGCAATCAACGGCGTGTATAAGCGCTTTACCTCTCATCCGGCAGAGCGCTTATTCATCGACTACAATACTCAGGCCATTCTTGCCTATAAACGTGCGTCCGAATCGTTAATGAAGGTACATCATTTGGGAATTTCTCATCCCATGTCATTGGTGCTGCTCAAACAAGTTAAGCAAGCGCTGCTTGAGGTGATAGAGTCTAATCGAGAGTTATTTAAGGAACTAGATCCCGAGGCATTCTTTTACGTTGTAAGACCCTATTACAAACCATACCGAGTTGGTAAAGAGGTCTATCGTGGCGCAAACGCTGGAGATTTTGCGGGTATCAATGTTATCGATATGATGTTGGGGTTATGCCCGGCTAATGACATTAGTTACGGTCAAATGCTGGTGGAAAAATTCCTCTATATGATGCCAGAAGACCAAGCAACCCTGCGTGAATGCATGCGTACGCCTAATTTAATGGATGCGTTTCTGAGTGCATTGAAAGGGCCGAAAGGTGATTGGTTTGGTCCTGCCTGTAGCTTGTTTATACAAGTATGTAAGCTGCATGGAGATACGGCTATACAACATCACAATCAACTCGTAGAAAAGTATATCGCCAAACCTTCGCAAGCGATGCAGCAACAGCACTTAAGCAAAGTGACCGCCAGCGGTCCACCGATTGAAGTGTTACTCAAAGAACTTGCAGACTTAAGAGATAGACGAGCTGCTGCCGAGCGCGATGATATCTTTACTCGGCATCATGATTTAAAACGATTACGCCAAGCAATAGGGGTTAAGCATGAAGCAATATAG
- a CDS encoding alpha/beta hydrolase gives MRHYLTSTVFAFSLLASPLVIAQDCVTQVSDMSLFTKSKASGLFREAIDKGPVTVDIANIKNYNDYIRSTKQIIESRNPRATLPCPLMTPTAKLLNLTNPKVSDLIAPFSLEHDNKDHAILLIHGLTDSPFTFHYLAAALYEAGYNVRTMLLPGHATAPSDLTEVDIDDWQTHTDYAIAQTSQDFKHFSVLGYSTGAAIVLSSIAKHKPNNLGSVALISPATEPHNKNGWLAKWIDYVPFVNWIDEDADLDFAKYESFPWHGATLAHQAMAPLKSLTTLPDVPMFISYSDVDTTIDNHATAKLLEKWQPKSKLTRFIYSETPPAKAKQGVNYRSVKADNIVDMSHIGILQPPEHVFYGRKGPYRNCTSYHLEDQAFINCRTGKTVHFGERHEKSMTQYAALARITFNPDYSNFEQTLLAFFDGHND, from the coding sequence ATGCGCCACTACCTTACCTCCACAGTATTTGCTTTTAGCCTGCTTGCCTCACCTTTGGTCATCGCACAAGACTGTGTTACCCAAGTGAGTGATATGTCGCTATTCACCAAGAGCAAAGCGTCGGGATTATTTCGCGAAGCGATCGATAAAGGCCCTGTCACCGTCGATATAGCGAATATAAAAAACTATAACGATTATATTCGTTCGACTAAGCAAATTATTGAAAGCCGCAATCCCCGCGCTACACTGCCGTGCCCGTTAATGACGCCTACTGCAAAATTACTCAACCTGACAAACCCCAAGGTAAGTGACTTAATCGCGCCATTTTCACTTGAGCATGACAACAAAGATCACGCCATTTTACTTATCCATGGTCTGACCGATTCTCCTTTTACTTTTCACTACCTTGCGGCAGCGCTCTATGAAGCGGGATACAATGTCAGAACCATGTTACTGCCAGGCCACGCGACTGCACCAAGCGATTTAACCGAAGTTGATATTGACGATTGGCAAACCCATACGGATTATGCCATCGCACAGACGAGCCAAGATTTTAAGCACTTTTCAGTACTTGGTTATTCCACTGGTGCCGCCATAGTACTGAGTAGCATAGCGAAGCACAAGCCCAATAATTTAGGCTCTGTTGCACTTATCTCACCCGCCACGGAGCCACATAATAAGAACGGTTGGCTAGCCAAATGGATTGATTACGTGCCATTTGTCAATTGGATAGATGAAGACGCTGATTTGGATTTCGCCAAATATGAATCTTTCCCATGGCATGGCGCAACGTTAGCCCATCAGGCTATGGCGCCACTCAAATCACTCACCACTTTGCCAGATGTACCGATGTTTATCAGCTACAGCGATGTCGATACCACCATAGACAATCATGCAACGGCAAAGCTACTAGAAAAGTGGCAACCTAAGTCAAAGTTGACCCGATTTATCTACTCGGAAACGCCACCGGCTAAGGCTAAGCAAGGTGTGAATTATCGGAGCGTGAAAGCCGACAACATTGTCGATATGTCTCATATTGGTATTTTGCAGCCACCTGAACATGTTTTTTATGGCCGCAAAGGGCCTTATCGTAATTGCACCAGTTACCACTTAGAAGACCAAGCCTTCATTAACTGCCGCACAGGTAAAACCGTCCACTTTGGCGAACGCCATGAAAAAAGCATGACGCAATACGCCGCTCTTGCGCGGATCACGTTTAACCCTGATTACAGCAACTTTGAGCAAACACTGCTCGCATTTTTTGACGGCCACAATGACTGA
- a CDS encoding aminotransferase class V-fold PLP-dependent enzyme: MKQYRDDFYLPMGHYLLSHSVGRMLKSAAEDFHQQFMVPWQQQNQEPWQHWLSGIDRFTSALASLLHTDARLFCPQTNLSSGLTKWAMSLPESGIRKVRVLMSEQDFPSMGFALQNALDNIEIVYIPEAMNMHDLSVWQQYIDEQIDWVFVSHVYSNSGQQAPVADIISLANQYGCRSIIDIAQSLSVLPINLSEWGADCVIGSCVKWSCGGPGAGFIWVSEDVLPYCEPKDVGWFSHQNPFEFDIHHFALSESALRFWGGTPSVAPYIYAGHSLGYFAELGIEQVRTYNFALLSELQAALPEFYRSPTAQSACSGTAILHFGSRHEAVMEQLKCAGIAVDNRRYGIRVSPHIYNSQEDISRLVQVINES; the protein is encoded by the coding sequence ATGAAGCAATATAGGGACGATTTTTACCTGCCTATGGGTCACTATTTATTGAGTCATTCCGTTGGTCGTATGTTGAAATCTGCGGCGGAAGATTTTCATCAGCAATTTATGGTGCCGTGGCAACAACAAAACCAAGAGCCTTGGCAGCACTGGTTAAGCGGTATTGATCGCTTTACCTCAGCCTTAGCTTCACTATTACACACTGATGCGCGCCTGTTTTGTCCGCAAACAAACCTTTCCAGTGGTTTGACGAAATGGGCGATGAGTTTACCCGAAAGTGGCATTCGCAAAGTGCGCGTGTTGATGAGTGAGCAAGACTTCCCTAGCATGGGGTTCGCGTTACAAAACGCGTTGGACAATATTGAGATTGTTTATATTCCCGAAGCGATGAATATGCACGACCTAAGCGTGTGGCAGCAATATATTGATGAGCAAATTGACTGGGTATTTGTCAGCCATGTGTATTCGAACAGTGGTCAGCAGGCCCCTGTCGCTGACATCATTAGCCTTGCCAACCAATATGGCTGTCGAAGCATTATTGATATTGCTCAGTCACTTAGTGTATTGCCAATAAATTTAAGCGAGTGGGGCGCGGATTGCGTTATCGGCTCTTGTGTGAAATGGAGCTGTGGTGGCCCTGGCGCCGGTTTTATCTGGGTGAGTGAGGATGTCTTACCTTATTGTGAACCAAAAGATGTTGGCTGGTTTTCGCATCAAAATCCATTCGAGTTCGATATTCATCATTTTGCGCTGAGTGAAAGTGCGCTGCGTTTTTGGGGCGGTACTCCAAGTGTGGCACCTTATATCTATGCGGGGCACAGCCTTGGCTATTTTGCCGAGCTTGGGATTGAGCAAGTAAGAACGTACAACTTTGCTTTGTTATCTGAATTACAAGCGGCATTGCCTGAATTTTATCGCTCTCCTACAGCACAGAGTGCTTGCTCTGGGACCGCTATTTTGCATTTTGGCTCGCGGCATGAAGCAGTGATGGAGCAGCTTAAGTGTGCAGGCATTGCTGTGGATAATCGTCGCTACGGTATTCGCGTCTCACCACATATTTATAATAGTCAGGAGGACATTTCGCGGTTGGTGCAGGTTATCAACGAAAGCTAG
- a CDS encoding MBL fold metallo-hydrolase, with the protein MKIHVLEGYIQHIYLVEHETGLLLLDGCCRADVELVCNYILQLQKPLSALKLIVVTHMHPDHAGGAHKLKKLTGAKIAAANAPSQWYRGIDGVMMHLSDMALALWVAGRKRKAKRNLWYPRQLSPDFYLADGDSLPYFNEWQAIHTPGHTDRDLSLYHLPSKRIYVADLTVKVKGQFVAPFPVFYPRLYRQSLAKVKALQPHSVILAHQGEVLAEEIDFNALIARAPKQPMTHWRSVKKKTKKALGLGN; encoded by the coding sequence ATGAAAATCCATGTCTTAGAAGGCTATATTCAACATATTTATCTGGTTGAGCACGAAACGGGCCTACTGTTACTCGATGGTTGCTGTCGTGCTGATGTTGAGTTGGTCTGCAACTACATCCTACAATTGCAAAAGCCACTTAGCGCACTCAAGCTGATTGTGGTCACGCATATGCACCCAGATCATGCCGGTGGCGCGCACAAACTCAAAAAGCTCACGGGCGCAAAGATTGCGGCCGCAAATGCCCCCAGCCAGTGGTATCGTGGTATTGATGGTGTCATGATGCACCTCTCCGATATGGCGCTGGCACTTTGGGTTGCTGGGAGAAAGCGCAAGGCCAAACGTAATCTTTGGTATCCAAGACAATTATCACCAGACTTTTACCTAGCCGATGGTGATAGCTTGCCCTACTTTAACGAATGGCAAGCGATACACACACCCGGTCATACAGATAGAGACTTGAGCTTGTATCATCTCCCCAGTAAGCGCATCTATGTGGCGGATTTGACGGTAAAAGTGAAAGGGCAATTTGTTGCGCCTTTTCCGGTATTCTATCCACGCTTGTATCGCCAATCTCTTGCCAAAGTAAAGGCACTACAACCCCACTCCGTGATCTTGGCGCATCAAGGAGAAGTGCTTGCAGAAGAAATTGATTTCAACGCATTGATAGCGCGTGCGCCCAAGCAGCCAATGACACATTGGCGCTCGGTGAAGAAGAAGACCAAAAAAGCACTAGGGTTAGGAAACTAG
- a CDS encoding aminotransferase-like domain-containing protein, which yields MIGSRFKQQWKSVVYAVILYKLYTEFANLYLYRLLLMSTVIQRQHSAFLYQQVIQMILSMAEQESILPGEKLPSLRVMAQNLNVSIPTVKQAYQALEDQGKVIAKEKSGYFLCHRSSHNDSPKRARLPAKPVVVNKQALIEQVYKGIHQPHAIPLGIANPIAIAGTEQVLAKIMRRAMKEAGNELINYGPMDGLDSLKKQIVRRYLDMGLAIDMDEVVITNGAQEALAIALQAVTKPGDVIAIESPCYFGIVELAENLGLKAIEIPVCPDDGIWLSDLERALEKHDIRACVFSTSISNPLGSFMPDTRRAQLVALLEQRDVVLIEDDVYGDLYFTEQRGIPAQAFSQKGLVITCASFSKTAAPSYRVGWMVASQFSAKAKRIKRALSCSSSLMNQWALADFLSSGGYERHLKLVRKRLIENRDRMIQAVNVAFGSEVRVSRPQGGCVLWLDLGKHVDGALLFQKALEHGISITPGTLFSASKKYQNCIRISYGLPWDASVEQAIKTLGELADAQRKGLA from the coding sequence ATGATCGGCTCTAGATTCAAACAGCAGTGGAAGTCTGTAGTTTACGCTGTTATTCTGTATAAGCTATATACAGAATTTGCTAATTTATACCTATACAGATTATTGCTTATGAGTACCGTTATTCAACGCCAACATTCCGCCTTTCTCTATCAGCAGGTGATCCAAATGATCTTGTCGATGGCAGAACAAGAGTCTATTTTACCGGGCGAAAAGCTTCCCTCATTGCGTGTTATGGCGCAAAACTTAAATGTCAGTATCCCAACTGTAAAGCAGGCCTATCAAGCACTTGAAGATCAAGGAAAAGTCATTGCCAAAGAGAAGTCCGGCTACTTTTTATGCCACAGATCTTCACACAACGACTCACCGAAGCGCGCACGATTGCCCGCCAAACCTGTGGTGGTTAACAAGCAGGCGTTGATTGAACAAGTGTATAAGGGGATCCATCAACCACATGCAATCCCTTTAGGTATCGCCAACCCCATCGCCATTGCTGGTACTGAGCAGGTTCTTGCCAAAATTATGCGCCGCGCAATGAAAGAAGCGGGGAATGAGCTCATCAATTATGGTCCTATGGATGGTTTGGATAGCTTAAAAAAGCAAATCGTGCGGCGTTATTTGGATATGGGCTTAGCAATCGACATGGATGAAGTGGTGATCACCAATGGCGCGCAAGAAGCATTAGCGATTGCGTTACAAGCGGTGACCAAGCCCGGAGACGTGATAGCGATTGAATCCCCCTGTTATTTTGGCATTGTTGAACTGGCTGAAAACTTAGGGCTAAAGGCCATTGAAATACCTGTTTGCCCGGATGATGGCATTTGGCTGAGCGACCTTGAACGGGCGCTTGAAAAGCATGATATTCGAGCGTGTGTGTTTTCTACCAGTATTAGTAACCCGCTTGGTAGTTTTATGCCAGATACGAGACGTGCGCAGCTGGTGGCGCTATTAGAGCAACGTGACGTGGTGTTGATAGAAGACGATGTGTATGGCGATTTATATTTTACCGAGCAGCGCGGCATACCGGCACAAGCATTTAGCCAAAAGGGCTTAGTGATCACATGTGCGTCATTTTCAAAAACCGCAGCGCCTAGCTATCGGGTGGGTTGGATGGTCGCCAGTCAATTTAGTGCAAAAGCAAAGCGCATAAAACGTGCGTTGAGTTGCTCGTCATCTTTAATGAATCAATGGGCTCTGGCGGATTTTCTCAGCTCTGGAGGCTACGAGCGCCATTTAAAGTTGGTCCGTAAACGGTTAATTGAGAATCGAGATCGCATGATCCAAGCGGTGAATGTTGCATTTGGTAGTGAGGTAAGAGTCAGTCGCCCGCAAGGCGGTTGTGTGCTGTGGTTAGACTTAGGTAAGCACGTCGATGGTGCCTTGCTGTTCCAAAAAGCCTTGGAGCACGGGATCAGTATTACGCCTGGTACGCTATTTAGTGCCAGCAAAAAGTATCAAAATTGTATACGTATCAGTTATGGTTTGCCGTGGGATGCGTCGGTAGAGCAAGCGATTAAAACGCTGGGGGAGTTGGCTGATGCACAAAGGAAAGGGTTGGCATAA
- a CDS encoding DUF2884 family protein encodes MNKILLLTAATMMTTTVAAHEKNNITFSGDNCEVEFQNDVRITPDNLVITTAKNKTAEINNLGELTLNGERIALNTQQKTMLTQYGDELRGRLPQVADIAFEGIKLAGVALNEVAQTFNLTSLDSIHAVIDDLETEVQNTFYQQGAFVMGKQTFDEFGQNFDNQFEEKIETAVQGAMMQSIGSLLVAIGNEMSDANGDMSSFEQRMENFATQIETKVEQQAESIEKKADALCGDFEQIAKNEAIVARSIPAMSEYQLFKFK; translated from the coding sequence ATGAATAAAATTTTACTACTAACAGCAGCAACAATGATGACAACCACCGTCGCTGCACACGAAAAAAATAACATCACGTTTAGCGGTGACAATTGTGAAGTAGAATTTCAGAATGACGTTAGGATCACGCCTGATAACTTGGTGATCACAACGGCCAAAAACAAAACAGCTGAGATCAACAATCTTGGCGAACTGACACTCAATGGCGAGCGCATCGCACTTAATACACAGCAAAAAACGATGCTCACGCAATATGGTGATGAACTAAGAGGCCGCCTACCACAAGTGGCTGATATTGCTTTTGAAGGCATAAAACTAGCGGGCGTTGCCCTTAATGAAGTGGCGCAAACCTTTAATTTAACCAGTTTAGATAGCATCCATGCTGTGATCGATGACCTCGAAACAGAAGTGCAAAATACGTTTTATCAGCAAGGTGCGTTTGTGATGGGCAAGCAAACCTTTGATGAGTTCGGCCAAAATTTCGATAATCAGTTTGAAGAAAAAATCGAGACCGCAGTACAAGGTGCCATGATGCAATCGATAGGTAGCTTACTGGTTGCGATTGGCAACGAAATGTCAGATGCAAACGGTGATATGAGCAGCTTTGAACAACGTATGGAAAACTTCGCAACACAAATCGAAACTAAAGTTGAACAACAGGCAGAATCTATTGAGAAAAAAGCCGACGCACTGTGTGGCGACTTTGAACAAATCGCGAAAAACGAAGCTATTGTAGCAAGGTCTATCCCCGCAATGTCAGAGTACCAACTGTTTAAATTTAAATAA
- a CDS encoding DUF938 domain-containing protein: MTKPYSQACENNKQPILEKLTPYLNKPLEVLEVGSGTGQHAVHFAAALPHLTWQTADREVNHAGIQAWLDDAELENTLPPLALDLHHAWPVNQRYDVIYTANTLHIVSSTLVERLIAGVGRHLKVSGYLIVYGPFNYQGEFTSESNREFDAYLKSQDQNSGIRDQEWVLALAAEQGLTLQQDYAMPANNRLLVFKR; encoded by the coding sequence ATGACAAAACCTTACTCTCAAGCGTGTGAAAACAATAAACAGCCAATATTAGAAAAGCTCACTCCCTATCTAAATAAACCTTTGGAAGTGCTAGAGGTAGGCTCTGGTACGGGTCAGCATGCGGTGCACTTTGCTGCGGCGTTACCGCATTTAACGTGGCAGACGGCGGACAGAGAGGTTAATCACGCAGGTATTCAAGCGTGGCTTGATGACGCAGAGTTAGAGAATACTTTACCGCCATTGGCGCTAGACTTACACCATGCGTGGCCTGTTAATCAGCGTTATGATGTGATCTATACCGCTAATACCTTGCACATTGTGTCATCAACGCTCGTTGAGCGCTTAATCGCAGGAGTAGGACGACACCTTAAAGTAAGCGGCTACCTGATAGTTTATGGGCCGTTTAATTATCAAGGTGAATTTACCAGCGAGAGTAACCGAGAGTTTGATGCGTATTTAAAATCGCAAGACCAGAATAGTGGCATTCGCGATCAAGAATGGGTATTGGCGCTTGCTGCAGAGCAAGGACTTACACTACAGCAAGACTATGCGATGCCGGCTAATAATCGCTTATTGGTGTTTAAACGGTAG
- a CDS encoding Lrp/AsnC family transcriptional regulator has product MSVNLDAKDKLLLNALQHNARLSNAALAEKANLSDTPCLRRVKRLQDTGVISGYHAALDRAQVDLSILVYAFIKLSENTATAAHLFEQHVESEDQVISCSVISGSHDYLLEIVAKDLPSYEQFAKHQLGACKVISGIESTIVLKQTFAKRILPIR; this is encoded by the coding sequence ATGTCGGTAAATCTAGATGCCAAGGACAAATTGCTCCTTAACGCCTTGCAACATAATGCACGTTTGAGTAATGCCGCTCTCGCCGAAAAGGCAAACCTTTCAGATACTCCCTGTCTTCGACGCGTAAAACGCTTGCAAGATACAGGAGTAATTTCAGGCTATCATGCGGCACTTGATAGAGCGCAAGTTGACTTAAGTATTTTGGTTTATGCATTTATAAAACTCAGTGAAAATACCGCAACCGCAGCACATTTATTTGAGCAACACGTTGAGTCAGAAGATCAGGTGATCAGCTGTTCGGTGATCTCCGGAAGTCATGATTACCTATTGGAAATCGTAGCAAAGGATTTGCCCAGCTATGAACAGTTTGCCAAACATCAACTGGGTGCCTGTAAGGTGATTAGCGGGATTGAATCAACGATTGTACTCAAGCAAACTTTTGCAAAACGCATATTACCGATCCGCTAA